In a single window of the Azospirillum sp. B510 genome:
- the iolC gene encoding bifunctional 5-dehydro-2-deoxygluconokinase/5-dehydro-2-deoxyphosphogluconate aldolase, with protein MPDQYTLDVIAIGRSSVDLYGEQVGGRLEDMQSFAKYVGGCPTNIAVGTARLGLRSALLTRVGDEHMGRFIREQLTREGVDTSHVIADPDRLTALVILGIRDRKTFPLIFYRENCADMALCEGDFGESFIASARAVVVTGTHFSTPGTDAAMRKAIRIARKAGTRVVLDIDYRPVLWRLTGHGLGEERFVADGGVTAHLQTILPDCDLIVGTEEEFHIAGGSTDTIAALRAVRSLTKATLVCKRGPMGCVVFPGDVPDSLELGVRGPGFPVEVFNVLGAGDAFMSGFLRGWLRNQSLEDCCAYANACGAFAVSRHGCAPAIPTLAELSFFLANGSATSRLRHDAKLSHIHWATTRRRQWPEVLAFAIDHRLQLEEMAGQCGAAPERIAAFKRIALAAARSVTEGRDGFGMLLDGIHGQDALDLLTGGDAWIGRPIEQPGSRPLRFEGGSDPAVTIREWPAEHVVKCLVFYHPDDEPSLREEQERQVQILFAACRATGHELLLELIPPKGVAVDEDTLARAMARFYGLGVLPDWWKVPAPGSQAAWDQVSGVIAVEDPLCHGVLILGLDAPEDEVKAGLALAARQPVCKGFAIGRTLFGPAAEAWLAGRLGDAEAERLMAGAYARLIDFWDEQRAAGRRAAA; from the coding sequence ATGCCAGACCAGTACACGCTTGACGTCATCGCCATTGGCCGCTCCTCCGTCGATCTTTACGGCGAACAGGTTGGCGGCCGGCTCGAAGACATGCAGAGCTTCGCCAAATATGTCGGGGGTTGCCCGACCAACATCGCCGTGGGGACGGCGCGGCTGGGGCTGCGCTCCGCGCTGCTGACCCGTGTCGGCGACGAACACATGGGCCGCTTCATCCGCGAGCAGTTGACCCGCGAGGGGGTCGACACCAGCCATGTCATCGCCGATCCGGACCGGCTGACCGCCCTGGTCATTCTGGGCATCCGCGACCGCAAGACCTTTCCGCTGATCTTCTATCGGGAAAACTGCGCCGACATGGCGCTGTGCGAGGGCGATTTCGGCGAGTCCTTCATCGCGTCGGCCCGCGCCGTCGTGGTCACCGGCACCCATTTCTCGACCCCTGGCACCGACGCGGCGATGCGCAAGGCCATCCGGATCGCGCGCAAGGCCGGGACGCGGGTGGTGCTGGACATCGACTATCGTCCCGTGCTGTGGCGGCTTACCGGCCATGGGCTGGGCGAGGAACGGTTCGTCGCCGACGGCGGCGTCACCGCTCATCTGCAAACCATCCTGCCCGATTGCGACCTGATCGTCGGCACCGAGGAGGAGTTCCACATCGCCGGCGGAAGCACCGACACCATTGCCGCGCTCCGCGCGGTGCGCAGCCTGACCAAGGCGACGCTGGTGTGCAAGCGGGGACCCATGGGTTGCGTCGTCTTTCCCGGCGACGTCCCCGATAGCCTGGAGCTTGGCGTGCGCGGGCCGGGATTTCCGGTCGAGGTGTTCAACGTGCTGGGCGCCGGCGATGCCTTCATGTCGGGATTCCTGCGCGGCTGGCTGCGCAATCAGTCGCTGGAGGATTGCTGCGCCTACGCCAACGCCTGCGGCGCGTTCGCGGTATCGCGCCACGGCTGCGCCCCGGCGATCCCGACCTTGGCCGAGCTGTCCTTCTTCCTGGCCAACGGCAGCGCCACGTCGCGGCTGCGCCACGATGCAAAGCTGTCGCACATCCACTGGGCGACCACCCGGCGGCGTCAATGGCCGGAGGTTCTGGCCTTTGCGATCGATCACCGACTCCAGCTGGAGGAAATGGCTGGGCAGTGCGGTGCGGCGCCGGAGCGCATCGCCGCCTTCAAGCGGATCGCCCTGGCGGCGGCGCGGTCGGTGACCGAGGGGCGGGACGGCTTCGGCATGCTGCTCGACGGCATCCATGGCCAGGACGCGCTGGATTTGCTGACTGGCGGGGATGCCTGGATCGGCCGCCCGATCGAGCAGCCCGGCTCGCGCCCGTTGCGGTTCGAAGGCGGCTCCGACCCTGCGGTGACGATCCGCGAATGGCCGGCCGAGCATGTCGTCAAGTGCCTCGTCTTTTATCATCCTGACGACGAACCTTCGCTGCGCGAGGAGCAGGAGCGGCAGGTCCAGATCCTGTTCGCCGCCTGCCGGGCCACCGGACACGAGCTGCTGCTCGAACTCATCCCGCCAAAGGGGGTGGCGGTGGATGAGGACACGCTGGCCCGCGCCATGGCCCGTTTCTACGGATTGGGCGTGCTTCCCGACTGGTGGAAGGTGCCGGCGCCGGGCAGCCAGGCAGCCTGGGACCAGGTGTCCGGGGTGATCGCGGTGGAGGACCCGCTCTGCCACGGCGTGCTGATTCTCGGTCTCGACGCGCCCGAGGACGAGGTGAAGGCCGGTCTGGCGCTTGCCGCCCGGCAGCCGGTCTGCAAGGGCTTCGCCATCGGCCGCACTCTGTTCGGCCCGGCGGCCGAGGCGTGGCTGGCCGGCCGTCTTGGCGATGCCGAGGCGGAGCGGTTGATGGCGGGCGCCTACGCCCGGCTCATCGATTTTTGGGACGAGCAGCGCGCCGCCGGCAGGCGCGCGGCCGCCTGA
- a CDS encoding ATP-binding cassette domain-containing protein: MTALSPPSGFAELVARMARAPGEAVQLLAVSALLAVLGLAVSLFVIQVLNRYVTHGVSGTLLTLTAGAVLAVAAEHQLRKLRWVIAEAIAGDQDRRLATGVFGLTLTADLRAQAAWSPAAREELVRGTERARAAFGPAGLTTIADLPFSLMVLAVLALLSPTLAVVTGGFCAGLALLAWIDQRRLAAPAAAMNRATGEVNALVAAAVHAAETVRHFRAHAALMERWRILAEQARLTGERVGWLHLHGASLTQATQGLLSIAVIAVGGMQVVAGTLDVGTLVGANLIAGRVLSPFGRIVQYGRTLRTAAAALAEARRFAGVAVERAGGRTLADWTGGLTLSGVAASFPGREEPVFSGLDVTVEPGGVVVLTGRNGSGKSTLLKLLAGLIEPSRGQVLANGADLRVLSLDWWRSQVSYLPQEPLFLPGTLRDNLRLARPDATDADLLRALAEADLADLVNRHPRHLDLVLEDGGRTLAPGIRRRLGLARALVTDGPLYLLDEPTEGLDREGAQLVYQRLIALARRGRTLIIASHDPVILNGARCIVRLDGAASGVQPPVPMPMPATVRAAQ; this comes from the coding sequence GTGACCGCGCTTTCCCCGCCGTCCGGCTTCGCCGAGCTTGTGGCGCGCATGGCGCGGGCGCCGGGCGAGGCCGTCCAACTGCTGGCGGTCAGCGCCCTGCTGGCGGTGCTGGGGCTGGCGGTGTCGCTGTTCGTCATCCAGGTGCTGAACCGCTACGTCACCCATGGGGTGTCCGGCACCCTGCTGACGCTGACCGCGGGGGCCGTTCTGGCGGTGGCGGCGGAACACCAGCTCCGCAAGCTGCGCTGGGTGATCGCCGAGGCGATCGCCGGCGACCAGGACCGCCGTCTCGCCACCGGGGTGTTCGGGCTGACGCTGACCGCCGATCTGCGCGCCCAGGCGGCCTGGAGCCCGGCGGCGCGCGAAGAGCTGGTGCGCGGAACCGAACGGGCGCGCGCCGCCTTCGGACCGGCCGGACTGACCACGATCGCCGATCTGCCCTTCTCGCTGATGGTGCTGGCGGTGCTGGCGCTGCTGTCGCCGACGCTGGCAGTGGTCACCGGGGGCTTCTGCGCTGGGCTGGCGCTGCTGGCCTGGATCGACCAGCGGCGGCTGGCCGCGCCTGCGGCGGCGATGAACCGCGCAACCGGCGAGGTCAACGCGCTGGTCGCCGCCGCCGTCCACGCCGCCGAGACGGTACGCCACTTCCGTGCCCACGCCGCCCTGATGGAGCGCTGGCGGATCCTCGCCGAGCAGGCCCGCCTAACCGGCGAGCGGGTCGGCTGGCTGCACCTGCACGGCGCGTCGCTCACCCAGGCGACGCAGGGGCTGCTGAGCATCGCGGTGATCGCGGTGGGCGGCATGCAGGTGGTGGCCGGCACGCTGGACGTCGGCACGCTGGTCGGGGCCAACCTGATCGCCGGGCGGGTGCTGTCGCCGTTCGGCCGCATCGTCCAGTACGGCCGCACCCTGCGCACCGCCGCCGCCGCCCTGGCCGAGGCCCGGCGCTTCGCCGGGGTCGCCGTCGAGCGAGCGGGCGGTCGAACCCTGGCCGACTGGACCGGCGGCCTGACGCTGAGCGGAGTCGCCGCCAGTTTCCCCGGCCGCGAGGAGCCGGTGTTCTCCGGCCTCGACGTAACGGTGGAGCCGGGCGGGGTGGTTGTGCTGACCGGGCGCAACGGGTCGGGCAAATCGACCCTGCTGAAGCTGCTCGCCGGCCTGATCGAGCCGAGCCGCGGGCAGGTGCTGGCGAATGGGGCCGACCTGCGGGTGCTCTCGCTCGACTGGTGGCGGTCGCAAGTGTCCTACCTGCCGCAGGAGCCGCTGTTCCTGCCCGGCACCCTGCGCGACAATTTGCGGCTCGCCCGGCCCGACGCCACCGACGCCGACCTGCTGCGCGCCCTCGCCGAGGCCGACCTCGCCGATCTGGTCAACCGCCACCCGCGCCATCTCGATCTGGTCCTGGAGGATGGCGGGCGCACCCTGGCTCCGGGCATCCGCCGCCGCCTGGGGCTGGCCCGCGCGCTGGTCACCGACGGGCCGCTCTACCTGCTCGACGAGCCGACCGAGGGACTCGACCGCGAGGGAGCCCAGCTGGTCTACCAGCGCCTGATCGCGCTGGCCCGGCGGGGCCGCACCCTGATCATCGCCAGCCATGACCCGGTCATCCTCAACGGCGCCCGCTGCATCGTCCGGCTGGACGGCGCGGCGTCCGGCGTACAACCGCCTGTGCCCATGCCTATGCCTGCGACGGTGAGGGCCGCGCAATGA
- the iolD gene encoding 3D-(3,5/4)-trihydroxycyclohexane-1,2-dione acylhydrolase (decyclizing) — protein MSDREDGSMVTLRLTVAQALVKHLSAQHVEIDDRELPLFAGVWAIFGHGNVSGLGEALHAARDTLPTYRGHNEQGMAHAAIAFAKAQNRRRLMACTSSVGPGAVNMVTAAALAHVNRLPVLLLPGDTFATRAPDPVLQQVEDFYDPTVSANDCFRPVSRFWDRIARPEQLMPSLRRALQVLTDPVDCGPVTLCLPQDVQAEAFDFPRSFFERTIRRVRRPEPDRDELAAVAAALTGAARPLIVAGGGVHHSGACADLAAFAARHGIPVAETQAGKGALAWDHPCNVGSIGVTGSSAANALAGEADLVLAVGTRLADFTTASWSVFGGGRLAALNVTAFDAAKGDALPLVADAVRGLAALDSALGDWTAPTGWRAVAQERMGAWNRIVDAATADAGLDLPTDAQVLGAVNRAAGADGVVVCAAGGLPGELHKLWRTSRPGGYHLEYGFSCMGYEIAGGLGVKMACPDREIFVMVGDGSYMMMNSELAAAVAMKRKLIVVLLDNRGYGCINRLQNACGGAPFNNLLRDSHFETDSPPAVDFAAHLRALGAVTEKVRGIAALEQALARAKASPDTYAIVIDTDPLPSTGEGGAWWDVPVPEVSARPEVMAARARYVAAKARQRR, from the coding sequence ATGAGTGATCGGGAGGATGGATCGATGGTGACCTTGCGGCTGACCGTGGCCCAGGCCCTGGTGAAGCACCTGAGTGCCCAGCATGTCGAAATCGACGACCGGGAACTGCCGCTGTTCGCCGGCGTCTGGGCGATCTTCGGACATGGCAACGTGTCCGGCCTGGGCGAGGCGCTGCACGCCGCGCGCGACACGCTGCCGACCTATCGCGGCCATAACGAACAGGGCATGGCCCATGCCGCCATCGCCTTCGCCAAGGCGCAGAACCGCCGCCGCCTGATGGCCTGCACCAGTTCTGTCGGTCCGGGGGCGGTCAACATGGTGACGGCGGCGGCGCTGGCCCATGTCAACCGGCTGCCGGTGCTGCTGCTGCCGGGCGACACCTTCGCCACACGCGCACCTGATCCGGTGCTGCAACAGGTGGAGGATTTCTACGACCCGACCGTGTCGGCCAACGACTGCTTCCGTCCGGTGTCGCGCTTCTGGGACCGCATCGCCCGGCCGGAGCAATTGATGCCCAGCCTGCGCCGCGCCCTCCAGGTGCTGACCGACCCGGTCGATTGCGGTCCGGTGACGCTATGCCTGCCGCAGGACGTCCAGGCCGAGGCCTTCGACTTCCCGCGCTCCTTCTTCGAGCGGACCATCCGCCGCGTCCGCCGTCCCGAACCGGACCGTGACGAGTTGGCGGCCGTCGCCGCGGCGCTGACCGGCGCGGCGCGGCCGCTGATCGTCGCCGGGGGCGGCGTCCACCACAGCGGCGCCTGCGCCGACCTCGCCGCCTTCGCCGCCCGGCACGGCATTCCGGTGGCGGAGACCCAGGCGGGCAAGGGGGCGCTGGCCTGGGACCACCCGTGCAACGTCGGCTCCATCGGCGTGACCGGCTCCAGCGCCGCCAACGCCCTAGCGGGCGAGGCCGATCTGGTGCTGGCGGTCGGAACCCGGCTGGCCGATTTCACCACCGCCTCGTGGTCGGTGTTCGGCGGAGGGCGGTTGGCCGCGCTGAACGTCACGGCCTTTGACGCGGCGAAGGGCGACGCCCTGCCGCTGGTCGCCGACGCCGTGCGCGGTCTGGCGGCGCTCGACTCCGCGCTCGGCGATTGGACGGCCCCGACCGGCTGGCGGGCCGTGGCGCAGGAGCGGATGGGGGCCTGGAACCGGATCGTCGATGCGGCCACCGCCGACGCCGGACTCGATCTGCCGACCGACGCGCAGGTACTCGGCGCGGTCAACCGGGCGGCCGGCGCGGATGGCGTCGTCGTCTGCGCGGCCGGCGGCCTGCCGGGGGAACTTCACAAGCTTTGGCGGACCTCCCGTCCCGGCGGATACCACTTGGAATACGGCTTCTCGTGCATGGGATACGAGATCGCCGGCGGTCTTGGGGTCAAGATGGCCTGCCCGGATCGCGAGATCTTCGTCATGGTCGGCGACGGCAGCTACATGATGATGAATTCCGAACTCGCCGCGGCGGTGGCGATGAAGCGCAAGCTGATCGTCGTGCTGCTCGACAACCGTGGATACGGCTGCATCAACCGGCTCCAGAACGCCTGCGGCGGTGCGCCGTTCAACAATCTGCTGCGCGACAGCCATTTTGAAACGGACTCTCCGCCGGCCGTGGACTTCGCCGCCCATCTGCGGGCGCTGGGCGCGGTAACGGAAAAAGTCCGCGGCATCGCCGCTCTGGAACAGGCGCTGGCGCGGGCGAAGGCCTCCCCGGATACCTATGCCATCGTCATCGACACCGACCCGTTGCCCTCCACCGGGGAGGGCGGCGCCTGGTGGGACGTGCCGGTCCCCGAAGTGTCCGCCCGTCCCGAGGTGATGGCCGCCCGCGCACGCTACGTCGCCGCCAAGGCCCGCCAGCGCCGCTGA
- a CDS encoding TolC family protein, producing the protein MPDSACQRPVPGRPAARLFPVVSLAALLLLAPLHNPAARSAQEAAESVRPLLERLIAENHRIAAARSGQEAAEAGLRKARAGWYGDVSLSVSAGRESQRNPSPTPATAGNLRDAGVTLRQPLLDFGRIGGEIEKATLTGRQAEATLRDTTQEVLLDGLSALVNLARTRQVVELSQQSLRNIERQTGLEESRVELGGGYATDVLQAKSQLAGARARLVRAKGAHVAAINHYRTVFHGEPPAKVAMVTPLPKAMPTTLDEAIALARGHSPQLEIAGLGADIAKAEVRRVRGAELMPRVEAVADVSSRHNVGGTMGTKNDQTYKVQVTLPFNLGLAPLHSIDAAQASARASASQLDERRLSIDEQVANAWQNLDTARETAVFFENQARIAAEFLRLAREERQQGRRSLLDVLTGETSLYNAQADAASAAGDVSIAALTLLRTAGLLDLSALP; encoded by the coding sequence GTGCCGGATTCAGCCTGCCAGCGCCCCGTTCCGGGCCGACCAGCGGCCCGCCTGTTCCCGGTCGTCTCGCTCGCGGCCCTTCTGCTGCTGGCGCCGCTCCACAACCCCGCCGCCCGTTCCGCCCAGGAGGCGGCCGAGTCGGTGCGCCCCCTGCTGGAGCGCCTGATCGCCGAGAACCACCGGATCGCCGCCGCCCGCTCCGGCCAGGAGGCGGCCGAGGCCGGCCTGCGCAAGGCCCGCGCGGGATGGTACGGCGACGTCTCGCTGTCGGTCAGCGCCGGGCGGGAGAGCCAGCGCAACCCGTCGCCGACGCCGGCCACCGCCGGCAATCTGCGCGACGCCGGGGTGACGCTGCGGCAGCCGCTGCTCGATTTCGGGCGCATCGGCGGCGAGATCGAAAAGGCGACGCTGACCGGACGGCAGGCCGAGGCGACCCTGCGCGACACCACCCAGGAGGTGCTGCTCGACGGGCTGTCGGCGCTGGTCAACCTCGCCCGGACCCGGCAGGTGGTCGAGCTGTCGCAGCAGTCGCTGCGCAACATCGAACGGCAGACCGGCCTGGAGGAAAGCCGGGTCGAGCTGGGCGGCGGCTATGCCACCGACGTGTTGCAGGCCAAGAGCCAGCTTGCCGGCGCCCGCGCCCGGCTGGTCCGGGCCAAGGGCGCCCATGTCGCCGCGATCAACCATTACCGCACCGTCTTCCATGGCGAACCGCCGGCAAAGGTCGCCATGGTTACCCCGCTGCCCAAGGCGATGCCGACCACGCTCGATGAGGCGATCGCGCTCGCCCGCGGGCACAGCCCGCAGCTTGAAATCGCCGGGCTCGGCGCCGACATCGCCAAGGCGGAGGTGCGCCGGGTCCGCGGCGCCGAACTGATGCCGCGGGTCGAGGCGGTCGCCGACGTGTCCAGCCGCCACAATGTCGGCGGCACCATGGGGACCAAGAACGACCAGACCTATAAGGTGCAGGTCACCCTGCCCTTCAACCTCGGGCTGGCGCCATTGCATTCGATCGACGCGGCGCAGGCGTCGGCGCGGGCCTCGGCGTCACAGCTCGACGAACGCCGCCTGTCCATCGACGAGCAGGTCGCCAACGCCTGGCAGAACCTCGACACCGCCCGCGAGACCGCGGTCTTTTTCGAGAATCAGGCGCGCATCGCCGCCGAGTTCCTGCGCCTCGCCCGCGAGGAGCGTCAGCAGGGCCGGCGCTCGCTGCTCGACGTGCTGACCGGCGAGACCTCGCTGTACAACGCCCAGGCCGATGCGGCCTCGGCGGCGGGCGACGTCTCCATCGCCGCGCTGACCCTGCTGCGCACCGCCGGCCTGCTCGACCTGTCGGCGCTGCCGTGA
- a CDS encoding HlyD family type I secretion periplasmic adaptor subunit — protein MTALPQPATTVSPLPSRPLPSRPLPSRRRIALEIAAVLLALGAWAAVGPLDVATTASGEVVPASRVKAIQHLEGGIVTEILASEGDRVSRGQPLFRLDPTKAQAEAVELARRLASLRIDLARLTAEIAKAPAPSIDPEAEATAPEVAAAARDLFLSHRDRLAHEARSQAQLVAQKEAELEESRVRLRNNRRALEIVNTQVTISENLLSKELSNRMTHLEQLRQQQALRTLVDGDQAAQPRLEAALGEARERLAWVEGSAAEQARHDLATVRQQYDELSQRMQTLRNVEERTVLRTPVDGIVKTVNVTTEGGVVQPGQVLAEVVPGEDRLVVDARLPVQDIGYVHAGLPVRVVLSSGDASSFPPIDGRVERVSPDATMTSDGHAFYRVRVATEQSAFEATGRRYQLYPGMQVTCSILIGRRTVLEYLLSPWITTLRFAFQER, from the coding sequence ATGACCGCGCTCCCCCAACCGGCTACTACCGTCAGCCCCCTGCCCAGCCGCCCACTGCCCAGCCGCCCACTGCCCAGCCGTAGGCGCATCGCGCTGGAGATCGCCGCCGTGCTGCTGGCGCTGGGGGCCTGGGCGGCGGTCGGCCCGCTCGACGTCGCGACCACCGCGTCGGGTGAGGTGGTTCCGGCCAGCCGGGTCAAGGCGATCCAGCATCTGGAAGGCGGCATCGTCACCGAAATCCTGGCGTCGGAGGGCGACCGCGTCAGCCGCGGCCAGCCGCTGTTCCGCCTCGACCCGACCAAGGCGCAGGCCGAGGCGGTCGAGCTGGCCCGCCGTCTGGCCAGCCTGCGCATCGATCTGGCCCGCCTGACCGCGGAAATCGCCAAGGCCCCCGCCCCATCGATCGACCCGGAGGCGGAGGCCACGGCGCCCGAGGTCGCCGCTGCGGCGCGCGACCTGTTCCTCAGCCACCGCGACCGCCTTGCCCACGAGGCGCGCAGCCAGGCCCAACTGGTCGCACAGAAGGAGGCGGAGCTGGAGGAATCCCGCGTCCGCCTGCGCAACAACCGCCGGGCGCTGGAGATCGTCAACACCCAGGTGACGATCAGCGAGAACCTGCTGAGCAAGGAACTCTCCAACCGCATGACCCACCTGGAGCAATTGCGCCAGCAGCAGGCGCTGCGCACCCTGGTGGACGGCGATCAGGCGGCCCAGCCGCGGCTGGAGGCGGCCCTGGGGGAGGCGCGCGAACGGCTCGCCTGGGTCGAGGGCAGCGCCGCCGAGCAGGCGCGGCACGACCTCGCCACCGTCCGCCAGCAATATGACGAGCTGTCCCAGCGCATGCAGACCCTGCGCAACGTCGAGGAGCGCACCGTCCTGCGCACGCCGGTCGACGGCATCGTCAAGACGGTGAACGTCACCACCGAGGGCGGCGTCGTCCAGCCCGGTCAGGTCCTGGCCGAAGTGGTGCCGGGCGAGGACCGGCTGGTGGTGGACGCCCGGCTGCCGGTGCAGGACATCGGCTATGTCCATGCCGGTCTGCCGGTGCGGGTGGTGCTCAGTTCCGGCGACGCGTCCTCCTTCCCGCCGATCGACGGCCGGGTGGAGCGGGTCAGTCCGGACGCCACCATGACCAGCGACGGCCACGCCTTCTACCGCGTCCGGGTCGCCACCGAACAATCCGCCTTCGAGGCGACGGGACGCCGCTATCAGCTTTATCCCGGCATGCAGGTGACGTGCAGCATCCTGATCGGCCGCCGCACCGTGCTGGAATATCTGCTCAGCCCCTGGATCACCACCCTGCGCTTCGCCTTTCAGGAGAGATGA
- a CDS encoding histidine-type phosphatase produces MSTAKVCRPEAVAWGRLGGPAAIRDLLALHKAKYDVVEHVPYIARRGASQLLNQIRVALAQGTAAAPADPGPPPAKLILLVGHDGNLAQLRSLLGLHWSLEGSQPDDTPPGGALIFERLRDPQSGNRYVRVFFAAQSMDQVRSLESLVGAGAVGPLIAVVPLPGCASAPLPALPRRAGRQVCVP; encoded by the coding sequence TTGAGTACGGCGAAGGTATGCCGCCCGGAGGCGGTGGCCTGGGGACGGCTTGGCGGTCCGGCCGCCATTCGCGACCTGCTCGCCCTCCACAAGGCGAAATACGATGTCGTCGAGCATGTTCCATACATCGCACGGCGCGGCGCGTCGCAACTGCTCAATCAGATCCGCGTCGCGTTGGCGCAAGGGACCGCCGCCGCACCGGCCGATCCGGGGCCGCCGCCTGCAAAACTGATTCTCCTGGTCGGCCATGACGGCAATCTGGCTCAACTGCGCAGCCTGCTGGGGCTGCACTGGTCGCTGGAGGGCTCGCAGCCGGACGACACGCCGCCGGGAGGCGCGCTGATCTTCGAACGCCTGCGCGATCCGCAGAGCGGCAACCGCTACGTCCGGGTGTTCTTCGCCGCACAGAGCATGGACCAGGTTCGCAGTCTGGAGTCGCTTGTCGGCGCAGGGGCGGTCGGTCCGCTGATCGCTGTGGTTCCGCTTCCCGGCTGCGCGTCGGCCCCCCTGCCGGCCCTTCCCCGGCGGGCAGGGCGGCAGGTCTGTGTGCCTTGA